In one Diabrotica virgifera virgifera chromosome 5, PGI_DIABVI_V3a genomic region, the following are encoded:
- the LOC126885443 gene encoding general transcription factor II-I repeat domain-containing protein 2A-like has translation MLNLSLQGRNQTVSDLIGMINGFRNKLNVFKRALEKNNLTHFPSCLQIAEEFNGEENIEFSSCISQTEQVIDEFNTRFEEIESLKSSVLLYNNPLGATIDDQPPNLQLELCDLQADMFLITRQEKGLEFFKLLSKEKFPNLRYFGLKMTSMFGSTYTCESAFSSMKYIKNKNRSNLTDSSLRHLMRLSTTELEVDISSLVDEADRPQSSH, from the coding sequence ATGTTAAACTTGAGTCTTCAAGGAAGAAACCAGACGGTTTCAGATTTGATCGGAATGATAAACGGATTCCGGAATAAGCTGAACGTGTTTAAACGTGCTTTGGAAAAGAACAACCTGACACACTTCCCTAGCTGTCTGCAAATAGCAGAAGAATTCAACGGTGaggaaaatattgagttttcatcCTGCATTTCACAAACTGAACAAGTTATTGATGAATTCAATACaagatttgaagaaattgaaagtCTCAAAAGCAGTGTACTACTTTATAATAACCCTCTTGGTGCAACCATTGATGATCAACCACCCAACTTACAGCTTGAGTTATGTGATCTTCAAGCAGACATGTTCCTAATCACCAGACAAGAAAAGGGACTTGAATTTTTCAAATTACTGTCAAAGGAGAAATTCCCAAACCTGCGATATTTTGGACTGAAAATGACGTCAATGTTCGGAAGCACATATACATGtgaaagtgccttttcctccatgaaatacataaaaaacaaaaacagaagcaACCTTACCGATTCTTCCTTACGTCATCTTATGAGACTGTCTACAACTGAACTGGAGGTGGACATTTCTTCATTGGTGGATGAAGCCGATCGACCACAGTCCTCACACTAA